Below is a window of Allomuricauda ruestringensis DSM 13258 DNA.
TGCTGGGCTAAGCAACACCATGGCCAATACCATGGACGGTGTTTTGGAAGCCATTCTTCAGGAAAGAAAGATGGAACTGTTTACTGAACAAGGCCATCGATGGTTCGACCTAAAACGTACTGGAAATGCAGGGAACGAATTGAACGGGATAAAAACGAATTGGCAGGAAAACCATGTATTGCTCCCCGTTCCTGAGGACGAATTGGAGATTAACCCCAATTTATTGCCACAGAACCCTGGGTATTAACTCCATACAATCATGACCGGAAGCTCATGGGATATGGGCATCCGGTCCATTGAATATTTCATTAAAATCAATTGAAGGTTATGAAAAGTATTGTTCTTTTATGTCTTATTTTTCTGGTTCTCACCAGTCATGCCAATGACTCCCCAAAAAAGAGTGTACAACAGCATACCGTGGTTGCAACCTCTGGTAATCAATCTTTTTTGAGCTCCTTTATTAAAGGGGGTCAGCTCTATCTGGACATTCCAGATCATCTATTGGACAAATCCATATTGTTTACTTGTTACGGGCGTATGAGGCGTAGTTACATGCAGGTGGCCTGGTCAAAACACTATGGTAAGATTGTATTAAAGCGTCAGGCGATCAGCTCGACCTCTGGCATTATCTTGCCCCCAAGTAATGGCCTTGTTCAAATGGACAATATCCTCGCCATATTTCCCATTGAGACAGCAGATGATACGCCCGGTCATCACCGGGTCAATATCACGGACTTTATTTTAAGGCAGGATATCGAATGGCCCCAAAAGATGGGGGTTTCCTTGCAAAATACGGTTCCGAAATTATCCCTGTTGCTTGGAGCAAAGGACATGGATAACGAAGTACTGATCAAAACCCAAAGGGGTATGATAAAAAACAAATCCAAGGTTTCCGTTCCCATATTCTTCGGCTTCGGTGCCCTGGGACCGCCTATGGAGTCAAGAAGTTTCGACTTTCGCATGGGCTTCTATGCCGATGAAAAGATGGAGGTCAGATTTGGCTTGAAGAACGGAGCGGCCAATATTGCCCGATGGCGTTTGGAAAAGAAATATCCAGATCAGGAAATCAGTGTTCCGATAAAGCCCATCACCTTTTTAATCTCCCCCGAAGTGCCCAAGAAATGGCGGCCCTATCTCAAGGCGGGTATCGAGGAGTGGTTACCGGCATTCGAATCGGCAGGTTTCAAGGACGCTCTTGTGGTCAAGGAAGTGGACAGTCTGGATCAATGGCAGGCCCATAGCATCCATTCCAATGTGGTGTACTGGAACCAAAGGAAATATTTTAGGGGTTCGGAATATGAGGACTATGGAGGTACCCTGGGCCATATCATCGATCTAAGGACCGGGGAGATCCTACGGGGCGATATCTTTATGGGGGCTTCGGAACGTACTGTTTGTGAAAAATACTTTGTAAGGGCGGCTCCCCTGGACAAAAGAGCGCAGCGGTTTCCCTTTCCCGATGCACTGACCGGGAGATTGTTCCAGGTCATAGCAGCCCATGAAGCTGGACATGTGTTCGGCATCATGGATGCCAATTTTGGGGAATACCATTACCCTTGGAACAAAATGAACGATAGCCTATGGCTGCGAATCATGGGCCATACACCTAGTATCATGAACTATACAAGGACCAACAATATTCCCCAGCCGGAGGACAGCGTTCCCCCAACCCTCTTGCTCCAAAAGGTTGGGCCCACGGATAGGTACAACATCCAATGGGCGTATACGGAATTTCCAGCGGACATGTCCGCAGAAGATAAAAGGGATGCTTTGGAACGTATGGTCCGATGGCAGGATTCCGTTCCTTGGTATAGGTTCAACATCAACCAAATGGAAGTGGTCGGACCCAATGCATCGGATGAAGTGGTGGAGACCAATGATCCCGTAAAAAGTACCAAACTGGCCCTTAAAAATGTGAAACGTGTCATAGGCCTAATACCCGAAGTTTCTTCTGGTCAAAACGAAGATGGGCGTATGGAACGGCTATATGATAAATCCATTCAGCTTTGGAACAACCATATGCTACATGTCTTGACCCTTGTCGGGGGGTACGACATACATTATAAAGCCTTGGGCCAACCTGGCGACCAGTTTATTCCCATACCATGGGAAGACCAAATGGAAGCTCTTGATTTCCTGCTGGAGAACGCCTTGGAGGCTCCAGAATGGTTGACCGAACCGCCTTTCTTGGAAAGGACCGGATACTCCACCTTCCCCGACCATGTTATGCACTATCAACAGAAATTGGTTTTGGACATGCTTACGGCACGAAGAATTAAACGTATGGAAAACCTGGAAAAAATACCGGATCAAGAAGGTCTGGTCAATGCTTACATAGAAAGGTTACAAGATGGATTGTTCAAAGAGTTGAAGGAGGATTTTGGTCATGTTGACCGAAGGAGACAGGAAGTTCAAATGACTTATATCGACTATTTGGGAATGGTCTTCAAGCAGAAAGAAACGGTTATGGATATCCAGTCCCGGTTCTTTGTACATTCCGATTACTCCAAGGGAATCATGATGCAGCACCTTTTGGATTTGAAAAAGGAAATAGAAAACAGACTCAAAAGAAACAAGGAATCAGCGACTTCTGCCTATTGGCAATTATGTCTCAAAAAAGTCAATTCAGTTTTGTAGGGGTTTTCAAATTTTCGTGGGTAAGACCAAAGGTCTTTTCAACCATGGAGATGTTTGAATTAGTGAAAAAGGTGCCTTTGAACAAGGCACCTTTTGTTTGGATTGGAATGGAAACCCTGATTTTAAGGTTTGCTCAATTCCGTGCTATCAAATCGAGGAGCAGAATACAATTGCTGTCCCAAATGCAGACAGGCATTACTTCCTCCATCATAGCAGGCATCCTCCACTGTGGTTTGTTCCCAGTTTTCGGTCCCCGGGATGTTGTAATAGGCATCCATTACCACAACTTTATCTTCAGTGGCAAATGCCAGGCCGACCGCCAACAAAATGGCGAAGGCCGGTAAAACGATTTTTAAAAGATTATTTTTCATCGTAATATGTTTTAATTGTTTTGCCTACTCTTTTCTAGGTTTTCGGCTTCCCCTGTCCCTACGTAGTATTTTAATGTGTTTGCACGTTATATTGTTTTTTGGACCAAAGCATTCCCAAAAAGGCAAGGACCATAAAAGTGATGTTCAATAGTATGTGATCCTTCCATCCCAATGCTGAAATGACCCCACCGCAAGAGCATGGGATGGAATGACTGTACTTAAGAACAATTGTGATATAGGTGGTGAACAGTCCCAAAAGGATAAAACTGGCATAAAATGCTATGATTTGATATCTACGAAACCACAATAGTCCAGCAATAA
It encodes the following:
- a CDS encoding zinc-dependent metalloprotease; amino-acid sequence: MKSIVLLCLIFLVLTSHANDSPKKSVQQHTVVATSGNQSFLSSFIKGGQLYLDIPDHLLDKSILFTCYGRMRRSYMQVAWSKHYGKIVLKRQAISSTSGIILPPSNGLVQMDNILAIFPIETADDTPGHHRVNITDFILRQDIEWPQKMGVSLQNTVPKLSLLLGAKDMDNEVLIKTQRGMIKNKSKVSVPIFFGFGALGPPMESRSFDFRMGFYADEKMEVRFGLKNGAANIARWRLEKKYPDQEISVPIKPITFLISPEVPKKWRPYLKAGIEEWLPAFESAGFKDALVVKEVDSLDQWQAHSIHSNVVYWNQRKYFRGSEYEDYGGTLGHIIDLRTGEILRGDIFMGASERTVCEKYFVRAAPLDKRAQRFPFPDALTGRLFQVIAAHEAGHVFGIMDANFGEYHYPWNKMNDSLWLRIMGHTPSIMNYTRTNNIPQPEDSVPPTLLLQKVGPTDRYNIQWAYTEFPADMSAEDKRDALERMVRWQDSVPWYRFNINQMEVVGPNASDEVVETNDPVKSTKLALKNVKRVIGLIPEVSSGQNEDGRMERLYDKSIQLWNNHMLHVLTLVGGYDIHYKALGQPGDQFIPIPWEDQMEALDFLLENALEAPEWLTEPPFLERTGYSTFPDHVMHYQQKLVLDMLTARRIKRMENLEKIPDQEGLVNAYIERLQDGLFKELKEDFGHVDRRRQEVQMTYIDYLGMVFKQKETVMDIQSRFFVHSDYSKGIMMQHLLDLKKEIENRLKRNKESATSAYWQLCLKKVNSVL
- a CDS encoding DUF6520 family protein, whose product is MKNNLLKIVLPAFAILLAVGLAFATEDKVVVMDAYYNIPGTENWEQTTVEDACYDGGSNACLHLGQQLYSAPRFDSTELSKP
- a CDS encoding MauE/DoxX family redox-associated membrane protein, producing the protein MSNKGIHSKLVTLFSLLLTLLFVYTAVSKMIHLDSFEFRLERMPYIAPYASLLSWAVPFLELIIAGLLWFRRYQIIAFYASFILLGLFTTYITIVLKYSHSIPCSCGGVISALGWKDHILLNITFMVLAFLGMLWSKKQYNVQTH